Proteins encoded within one genomic window of Nitrospirota bacterium:
- a CDS encoding PIN domain nuclease — MIYRIIYFLVFVAGGYAFGLKEGFSVEGIYWGAGIGLLALALDYVNAKLGIGMLIGGVIGLSAGLLFAKLLYFPVKAVLGETEGVYILLSLNALFGYSGLFFGLRKGKGFTLSDIVNVFRGRVVGESPKIIDTSVIIDGRLADVCEAGFAEGIFILPQFVLRELQNIADSSDALRKARGRRGLEVVDRIQKMGNVTVKIVSEDFPEIKEVDSKLVALARQLDAKIITNDINLCKIAQLQGVSALNLNELASALRPVVLPGENMNIFIVKEGKEHNQGVGYLDDGTMVVVDNARKIINNKANVVVTSVLQTTTGRMIFARLKEEMDREELKAARS; from the coding sequence ATGATCTATCGGATTATTTACTTTCTCGTATTTGTCGCAGGCGGTTATGCCTTCGGGCTCAAGGAAGGGTTCTCCGTCGAAGGAATATACTGGGGCGCCGGCATCGGCCTTTTGGCGCTTGCCCTTGACTATGTCAATGCAAAGCTCGGCATCGGCATGCTGATAGGAGGTGTCATCGGGCTTTCCGCAGGCCTCTTGTTTGCAAAGCTATTATATTTTCCAGTCAAGGCGGTATTAGGCGAAACAGAAGGCGTTTATATCTTATTATCTTTAAACGCCCTGTTCGGCTACAGCGGCCTCTTTTTCGGCCTTAGAAAGGGGAAGGGCTTTACCCTGTCAGATATAGTTAATGTTTTCAGGGGAAGGGTTGTCGGAGAGAGCCCCAAGATCATTGATACCAGCGTTATAATCGACGGCAGGCTGGCAGATGTATGCGAGGCAGGCTTTGCAGAGGGCATATTCATACTCCCTCAATTCGTGCTGCGCGAGCTTCAGAACATTGCGGACTCATCGGATGCCTTGAGAAAGGCGCGCGGCAGGAGGGGGCTTGAAGTTGTGGACAGGATACAGAAGATGGGCAATGTCACGGTGAAGATAGTCAGCGAGGACTTTCCTGAAATTAAAGAAGTGGACTCCAAGCTTGTGGCCCTTGCGCGGCAGCTTGACGCAAAGATAATAACCAATGACATAAACCTCTGCAAGATAGCGCAGCTTCAGGGGGTCAGCGCTTTGAACCTCAACGAACTCGCAAGCGCCCTCAGGCCGGTTGTCCTGCCCGGAGAGAACATGAATATATTTATCGTGAAAGAGGGCAAAGAGCATAACCAGGGCGTGGGTTATCTGGATGACGGCACAATGGTTGTAGTTGATAACGCCAGAAAGATCATAAATAACAAGGCCAATGTCGTTGTGACAAGTGTCCTGCAGACAACAACAGGCAGGATGATCTTTGCAAGGCTCAAAGAGGAGATGGACAGGGAAGAGCTTAAGGCGGCGCGTTCCTGA
- a CDS encoding DegQ family serine endoprotease, with translation MNKKTVMIFIIALAVGYLAGSRLDLFTKEKAQSPYSYNFQAPQGLKGEGSAFSDVARMVSPTVVNISTTKIISKDILPFPRLFDSPFDDLFKQFRNPRKWKEESLGSGVIVSADGYIITNNHVIEKAEEIKVTLFDKQEYKGKLIGSDPKTDIAIIKIKAKDLPAVNWGDSDRLDVGEFVLAFGNPFGLSHTVTMGIVSALGRASVGIADYEDFIQTDAAINPGNSGGPLVNVKGEFIGVNTAIISRTGGYEGIGFAVPSNMVKSVMTQLVKEGKVTRGWAGVAIQQVTPELARTFGLKKPEGALVTEVIDNSPAEKAGLRRGDIILEVNNKGVDDVETLRNFIAQSRVGSRIALNVLRDTKTIELNLTVAELAQEKAESGNSGRQERRGAEGNALAGLSVMDINSDIAKQLGLQRDEYGVVIVSVEPESAAEESGLKKGDLIQEVNKARINNVNDFNKAVSHIRGGDTVLLFINRGGNKFYITLKMFS, from the coding sequence ATGAATAAGAAAACCGTAATGATTTTTATTATAGCATTGGCAGTTGGTTATTTAGCAGGCAGCAGGCTTGATCTCTTCACAAAAGAGAAGGCGCAATCCCCGTACTCATATAATTTTCAGGCGCCGCAGGGACTGAAGGGTGAAGGCTCGGCTTTTTCAGATGTAGCAAGAATGGTAAGCCCCACGGTTGTGAACATATCGACAACAAAGATCATCAGCAAGGATATCCTGCCTTTTCCGCGTTTATTCGACAGCCCTTTTGATGACTTGTTTAAACAGTTCCGCAACCCGAGAAAATGGAAAGAGGAGAGCCTTGGTTCAGGAGTTATAGTATCCGCTGACGGCTATATCATCACCAATAATCATGTCATTGAGAAGGCTGAGGAGATCAAGGTCACTCTATTTGACAAGCAGGAGTACAAAGGCAAGCTCATAGGTTCGGATCCAAAGACCGATATCGCCATTATCAAGATCAAGGCAAAAGACCTGCCGGCCGTCAACTGGGGTGACTCAGACAGGCTTGATGTGGGTGAATTCGTGCTTGCCTTCGGCAACCCTTTCGGCCTGAGCCATACTGTGACAATGGGCATAGTAAGCGCGTTAGGCAGGGCGAGCGTCGGCATTGCCGATTATGAGGACTTTATCCAGACAGACGCCGCTATCAACCCGGGCAATTCCGGCGGCCCTCTTGTAAATGTCAAAGGTGAATTTATTGGCGTGAATACTGCGATCATTTCAAGGACAGGCGGTTATGAGGGGATCGGCTTCGCAGTCCCGAGCAACATGGTAAAGTCTGTCATGACCCAGCTCGTAAAAGAGGGGAAGGTCACAAGGGGATGGGCCGGGGTAGCTATACAGCAGGTAACTCCGGAGCTTGCAAGGACGTTCGGCTTAAAGAAGCCTGAAGGGGCTCTTGTAACGGAGGTTATTGATAACAGCCCGGCTGAAAAGGCCGGCCTCAGGAGGGGAGATATAATTCTTGAGGTTAATAATAAGGGCGTTGATGATGTGGAGACGCTTAGGAATTTTATCGCGCAGAGCAGGGTGGGAAGCAGGATAGCATTAAACGTATTGCGCGACACAAAGACCATAGAACTTAATCTGACAGTTGCTGAGCTTGCGCAGGAAAAGGCCGAGTCAGGGAACAGCGGCAGGCAGGAGAGGCGCGGCGCAGAGGGGAATGCCCTTGCAGGGTTATCTGTTATGGATATCAATAGTGATATTGCCAAACAGTTGGGGCTTCAGAGAGATGAATACGGGGTAGTTATAGTATCTGTGGAGCCTGAGAGCGCGGCTGAAGAGTCAGGGCTTAAGAAAGGAGACCTTATACAGGAGGTCAATAAGGCCAGGATAAATAATGTAAATGATTTCAATAAGGCGGTATCTCATATACGCGGAGGCGACACGGTTCTCCTGTTCATTAACAGGGGCGGAAATAAATTTTATATTACGTTAAAAATGTTTTCTTAA
- the bioA gene encoding adenosylmethionine--8-amino-7-oxononanoate transaminase, with protein sequence MSISSTKRRLERLDKKRLWHPFTQMKEWNDEEPLIITEGRGSFLKDINGRWFLDGVSSIWVTVHGHGKKEINDAIKAQADKISHSTLLGLTHPPAIELAEKLVKIAPKGLTRVFYSDSGSTAVEIGLKMAYQYWQLKGVKEKNRFLSLKNSYHGDTVGAVSVGGIDIFHKIFAPLLFRSFKAPSPYCYRCELKKEYPSCKLQCLKEMEKVLSKNHKKIAGLIIEPLVQGAGGMVVSPPGYLKGVRRLCTKYNVLMIADEVATGFGRTGKMFACEHENVAPDILCVAKGITGGYLPLAATLTTEKIYKAFLGEYKDLKTFFHGHTYTGNQLASAAAIANIGLFKKEKTLQKMQGKIALLKKELAKITELPHVGEVRQVGFMVGIELVKNKKKKTPFALEDKIGWEVCEKAREQGLIIRPLGNVIVLMPHLSVSKEELMQITGKTAEAIKEVTG encoded by the coding sequence ATGAGTATAAGCTCAACTAAAAGACGCCTTGAGAGGCTTGATAAAAAGCGCCTCTGGCATCCCTTCACCCAGATGAAGGAGTGGAATGATGAAGAGCCTTTGATCATAACAGAAGGAAGGGGTTCGTTCCTCAAAGACATCAATGGCAGATGGTTTCTCGACGGGGTTTCCTCGATCTGGGTCACAGTACACGGACATGGGAAGAAAGAGATAAACGATGCGATCAAGGCGCAGGCTGATAAGATAAGCCACTCAACCCTCCTCGGCCTCACACACCCGCCTGCCATAGAGCTTGCTGAAAAACTTGTAAAGATAGCGCCGAAAGGACTGACAAGGGTCTTTTATTCGGACAGCGGTTCTACGGCCGTAGAGATCGGGCTGAAGATGGCATACCAGTACTGGCAGCTCAAAGGCGTTAAAGAGAAGAATAGATTTCTCTCTCTGAAAAATTCATATCACGGCGATACAGTAGGCGCGGTGAGCGTAGGCGGCATTGATATATTTCATAAAATATTTGCTCCGCTGCTCTTTAGATCATTCAAAGCCCCTTCGCCTTACTGTTACAGATGCGAGCTTAAAAAAGAATATCCGTCATGCAAGCTTCAGTGCCTGAAAGAGATGGAGAAGGTCTTAAGCAAGAATCATAAAAAGATAGCCGGCCTGATAATCGAGCCGCTTGTCCAGGGCGCAGGAGGCATGGTCGTATCGCCTCCGGGATACCTGAAAGGCGTCAGAAGACTTTGCACTAAATATAATGTCTTAATGATAGCCGATGAGGTGGCGACAGGATTTGGAAGAACAGGAAAGATGTTCGCCTGTGAACATGAGAATGTTGCACCTGACATCCTATGTGTTGCAAAAGGCATAACAGGAGGATATCTTCCGCTTGCGGCAACTTTGACGACTGAAAAAATATACAAAGCATTCCTGGGCGAGTACAAAGATCTTAAGACCTTCTTTCACGGACACACATATACCGGAAACCAGTTAGCCTCTGCCGCCGCGATCGCAAACATAGGCCTCTTCAAAAAAGAGAAGACGCTTCAGAAGATGCAGGGCAAGATAGCGTTATTAAAAAAGGAACTCGCCAAGATCACTGAACTTCCGCATGTGGGTGAAGTCAGGCAGGTGGGCTTTATGGTTGGGATCGAACTTGTAAAGAACAAAAAGAAGAAGACACCTTTTGCGTTGGAAGATAAGATAGGCTGGGAGGTATGCGAGAAAGCAAGAGAACAAGGCCTTATCATAAGGCCGCTTGGAAATGTCATCGTGCTGATGCCGCACCTGAGTGTTTCGAAAGAAGAGCTGATGCAGATAACCGGTAAGACTGCTGAGGCTATAAAGGAAGTGACTGGATGA
- a CDS encoding CYTH domain-containing protein, protein MIIKEKERKLLVSSAQGEQIVEKLKQLNTTGDFVLQDDKALSIQDAYLDDRNFLLAKKNGYLRLRGKLSGHMIVLRTIINNELDEISHPVSDEGLKLVLSLLKEHYGINKDPNFILPNISEIFQSVGLNEVLRTAIERFERNVYMDNIHIGKMKIDAFRYISPNEMGPFYEVELNSYNKVFHKEMDNFASEILKEFQHSIEPSILSKYLRGVNISYGLNIK, encoded by the coding sequence ATGATAATTAAGGAAAAAGAAAGAAAACTTCTTGTAAGTTCCGCACAGGGGGAGCAGATTGTAGAAAAGTTGAAACAGCTTAATACAACAGGTGATTTTGTATTACAGGATGACAAAGCCTTATCAATCCAAGATGCCTATTTAGATGACAGAAATTTTCTTCTTGCCAAAAAAAACGGATATTTAAGGTTACGAGGCAAGCTATCCGGGCATATGATAGTGCTACGAACTATTATAAATAATGAGTTAGACGAAATTTCTCACCCTGTAAGTGATGAAGGCCTCAAGTTGGTATTATCTCTTTTGAAGGAACATTATGGTATTAATAAGGATCCAAATTTTATTCTTCCAAACATCTCTGAAATATTTCAAAGCGTTGGCTTGAATGAAGTTTTGCGAACTGCCATTGAAAGATTTGAACGAAATGTTTATATGGATAATATTCATATAGGCAAAATGAAAATAGATGCTTTTCGATATATATCCCCTAATGAGATGGGGCCTTTCTATGAAGTGGAACTTAATTCATACAATAAAGTCTTCCACAAAGAAATGGACAATTTTGCATCTGAAATTTTAAAAGAATTTCAGCATAGTATAGAACCTTCTATTCTGAGCAAATACTTAAGGGGTGTTAATATTTCTTACGGTCTTAATATTAAGTAA
- a CDS encoding HD domain-containing protein, translated as MEESLIGALRTLTSLQRWNFLPRVDFWTEAENVAYVTHMGYAFGRANGLNEDQLRYFLVRSLLKSFNKHFLSDIPVPTREALKDLKKDVWENLVNETADKTSKLFPRKIAEEVATYLTHGGNYDAMVLPTVETLLKYAQNMVAREECKTNQKVYLFEYNATIASINDKILAITSEKKSWGDEGTQNVIFKERLAYFSSIKRLKYLRRWNIINRNIESSVLSHTFMVAFLAFLFSRMCADEIDVHYAYKNKKGLDDFLYKAILRALFHDVPEALTGDIPSPVKILIQNVDRTVLSDVEKRLVEKEINANAPEGVRQDIERYNLLSPFEKNPPKYSIESLVKECDKLALVMECLFERQFGTVAGEMMGVYHSYLNDLLNSEWAYIREFCARVLLEFPFSDSGRGT; from the coding sequence ATGGAAGAGTCATTAATCGGTGCACTTCGAACATTAACAAGTCTTCAACGTTGGAATTTTCTGCCACGTGTTGATTTCTGGACAGAGGCCGAGAATGTTGCGTATGTGACCCATATGGGTTATGCATTTGGGCGTGCAAATGGCTTAAATGAAGATCAATTGAGGTATTTTCTTGTTCGCTCTCTCTTAAAATCATTCAACAAACATTTCTTATCGGACATTCCCGTTCCAACCAGAGAAGCATTGAAGGATCTAAAAAAGGATGTCTGGGAGAATCTTGTCAATGAAACCGCCGATAAAACCAGCAAGTTATTCCCGAGAAAAATTGCAGAAGAAGTGGCGACATATTTAACACATGGTGGAAACTATGATGCAATGGTTCTCCCTACAGTTGAAACTTTGCTGAAATACGCTCAAAACATGGTGGCACGCGAAGAATGTAAAACAAATCAGAAAGTATATCTTTTTGAGTATAACGCAACGATAGCTAGTATAAACGACAAGATTCTTGCCATAACAAGTGAAAAAAAGTCTTGGGGTGATGAAGGAACTCAAAACGTTATTTTTAAGGAAAGACTGGCTTATTTTTCGTCCATTAAACGGCTCAAATATTTAAGACGCTGGAACATAATTAACAGAAATATTGAAAGTAGCGTTCTCAGCCACACGTTTATGGTTGCTTTCTTAGCATTCTTGTTTTCAAGAATGTGTGCTGATGAAATAGATGTTCACTATGCCTACAAAAATAAAAAAGGTTTAGATGATTTCCTTTATAAAGCAATATTAAGAGCACTTTTCCATGATGTTCCTGAGGCATTAACAGGCGATATCCCATCACCTGTTAAAATTCTGATTCAAAATGTCGATAGAACTGTCTTAAGTGACGTAGAAAAACGTCTTGTAGAAAAGGAGATAAATGCAAATGCTCCAGAAGGTGTGAGACAAGATATTGAGAGATATAATTTATTAAGCCCTTTTGAAAAAAATCCACCTAAATACTCCATTGAATCGCTTGTTAAAGAATGCGACAAATTAGCACTTGTTATGGAATGCTTATTTGAAAGACAATTTGGAACTGTGGCTGGTGAAATGATGGGCGTTTATCATAGTTATCTGAATGATCTTCTGAATTCTGAGTGGGCATATATAAGGGAGTTCTGTGCTAGGGTTCTATTGGAATTTCCGTTTAGTGACAGTGGGCGGGGGACATGA
- the dgt gene encoding dNTP triphosphohydrolase, translating into MKNDHLVELEKHYRPCACRSTTPWFSKKPWAQEDPSGHGMIDSKDYRTFYQWDRDKILYSHYFRRLRLKTQIFPEHTSDNLRTRLDHTLEVAQIARHLARQLGLNEDLVDAMSLAHDIGHTPFAHSGERALHKFLLDISGKYINGTERKKPLNLDGFKHNWQGLRVVDELEESYPGRKGLNLTRATRIGILKHTGPRYKDNKGKEIDESCSCDMEKALGFDHNKKRCFLFEAQVVKQADDFAQVIHDLEDAFESQLLDIFECVKNKKDFPLLYACYNGIKIKDKEFENKIKDRSKKDKMSLLRTRITSELIYMLTVDISIHARKALDEWEDECLSAKWGNECLDDLEDKRIQDFNNFVNKEGEFPEIITLSKSDGLLKQYNLLKDTIKSIVVKSERVSRMDGKADYVIRHILDIYLTSPLQVPAFIVDKYGEDIRQWNDRRLVQLESDPKFIRACVDYVAGLSDRYALREYDQLYAAYPRVEL; encoded by the coding sequence ATGAAGAATGATCATTTAGTCGAACTGGAAAAACATTATCGCCCCTGTGCCTGTCGTAGTACAACACCCTGGTTCTCTAAAAAACCCTGGGCACAAGAAGATCCCTCTGGGCATGGTATGATTGACAGCAAAGATTATAGAACATTTTATCAATGGGATAGAGACAAAATACTTTATTCTCATTATTTCAGAAGACTCCGTTTGAAGACACAGATTTTTCCGGAACATACGTCGGACAATCTCCGAACACGTTTGGATCATACATTGGAAGTTGCCCAAATTGCCCGTCATCTTGCACGACAGCTTGGCCTAAATGAAGATCTTGTAGATGCCATGTCTTTAGCCCACGACATAGGCCATACACCTTTCGCACACAGTGGAGAGAGAGCCCTGCATAAGTTTCTTCTTGATATTAGCGGGAAGTATATCAACGGGACAGAAAGGAAAAAGCCACTCAATCTCGACGGTTTCAAGCACAACTGGCAGGGGCTTAGAGTAGTAGATGAACTTGAAGAATCATATCCTGGCAGGAAGGGGCTTAATTTAACAAGGGCGACTAGGATCGGAATTCTAAAACATACAGGGCCAAGATACAAGGATAACAAGGGTAAGGAGATTGACGAATCATGCAGTTGCGACATGGAAAAAGCCCTTGGGTTTGATCACAATAAAAAAAGATGCTTTTTGTTTGAGGCGCAAGTTGTCAAGCAGGCTGATGACTTTGCACAGGTCATTCATGATCTTGAAGACGCATTCGAATCACAGCTTTTGGATATATTTGAATGCGTAAAGAATAAGAAAGATTTTCCACTGCTTTACGCATGTTATAACGGAATAAAAATAAAAGACAAAGAATTTGAGAACAAAATTAAAGATAGAAGCAAAAAGGATAAAATGTCTTTGCTACGCACAAGGATTACTAGCGAATTGATATATATGCTCACTGTGGACATTAGCATTCATGCCCGCAAAGCGCTTGATGAGTGGGAAGATGAATGCTTGAGTGCTAAGTGGGGAAACGAATGCTTGGATGATCTTGAAGATAAGCGTATCCAAGATTTTAATAACTTTGTGAATAAAGAAGGAGAATTTCCGGAAATTATCACACTCAGTAAAAGTGATGGACTACTTAAGCAATATAATTTATTAAAGGACACGATTAAGTCAATCGTTGTAAAGTCTGAACGGGTAAGCAGGATGGATGGCAAGGCGGACTATGTCATTCGACACATTTTGGATATTTATTTAACTAGTCCATTACAGGTACCTGCATTCATCGTCGATAAGTATGGGGAAGATATAAGGCAGTGGAATGATAGACGTCTCGTGCAGCTGGAATCGGATCCCAAATTTATAAGAGCATGCGTTGATTATGTTGCCGGCCTGAGTGATCGATACGCCTTACGGGAATATGATCAACTATATGCCGCGTATCCGAGGGTGGAGCTATGA
- a CDS encoding nucleotidyltransferase domain-containing protein — translation MDIINILFRSKIRQKILERFFADESRKFYINEMARFVGTTQGTCRRELNRLVDMGMLSTSREGNLQYYQVNRQNPFYKEFSTIIRKTIGIESLLRSALKEVEGVTYAFIFGSYAKKKFKPESDIDIAIIGTIDEDRLIKTVKNAEKAIGREINYHIYAEDDFKKKFKANSFLKNILQDYIMVSGDEREFRKLLKRT, via the coding sequence ATGGACATAATAAATATCTTATTCAGGTCAAAGATACGCCAGAAGATTCTCGAAAGGTTTTTTGCTGATGAAAGCAGGAAATTCTACATCAATGAGATGGCGCGTTTTGTCGGCACAACGCAGGGGACATGCAGGCGGGAGTTGAACAGGCTTGTTGATATGGGGATGCTGTCAACTTCAAGGGAAGGCAATCTTCAATATTATCAGGTGAACAGGCAAAATCCTTTTTATAAAGAATTCTCAACGATAATACGGAAGACCATAGGAATTGAGTCATTGCTCAGAAGCGCTTTGAAAGAGGTGGAGGGAGTTACCTATGCCTTTATCTTTGGCTCATACGCAAAGAAAAAGTTCAAACCTGAATCGGATATCGATATAGCAATCATCGGAACAATAGACGAGGATCGGCTGATTAAGACCGTAAAAAATGCTGAAAAGGCAATTGGCCGTGAAATAAATTATCATATCTATGCTGAAGATGATTTCAAAAAGAAATTTAAGGCTAATTCATTTTTAAAAAATATACTGCAAGACTATATTATGGTGAGTGGCGATGAAAGAGAGTTTAGAAAATTACTTAAGAGAACTTGA
- a CDS encoding AbrB/MazE/SpoVT family DNA-binding domain-containing protein has product MQRKVCSIGNSQGVSIPADMLEKLNLSVGSEVDVQLDNEKSKIVIEPVKKKKYPKDIDREFVSQVNKFIAKYKPALKELAKK; this is encoded by the coding sequence ATGCAAAGGAAGGTTTGTTCTATCGGAAACAGTCAGGGAGTTTCAATTCCTGCGGATATGCTTGAAAAGCTTAATCTGTCTGTCGGCTCTGAAGTGGATGTGCAATTGGACAATGAAAAGTCAAAGATAGTTATAGAGCCTGTAAAAAAGAAAAAATATCCGAAAGATATAGACAGGGAATTTGTTTCTCAGGTAAATAAGTTTATCGCAAAGTACAAACCCGCGCTTAAAGAACTCGCTAAAAAATGA
- a CDS encoding type II toxin-antitoxin system death-on-curing family toxin codes for MPEQVLFVHSRLIDETGGSYGIRDLGLLQSAAARPGATFGGKELYHDIFQKAAAMMESLAKNHPFIDGNKRTAITSAAVFLQRNGYVLETTQEELERIAIKTATGEISVNELAKWFKKYSFKR; via the coding sequence TTGCCGGAGCAGGTCCTTTTTGTTCACAGCAGGCTTATTGATGAAACAGGCGGTTCCTACGGCATAAGGGATTTGGGGCTGCTCCAATCCGCGGCGGCAAGGCCCGGAGCAACTTTTGGAGGAAAAGAACTGTACCACGATATCTTTCAAAAGGCTGCCGCCATGATGGAATCACTCGCAAAAAACCATCCTTTCATTGACGGCAATAAAAGAACTGCGATAACATCAGCGGCGGTCTTTCTGCAAAGAAACGGTTACGTTTTGGAGACAACACAGGAAGAGTTAGAACGGATCGCGATTAAGACTGCTACGGGTGAAATCTCAGTTAACGAGCTGGCTAAGTGGTTTAAAAAGTATTCTTTTAAACGATAG
- a CDS encoding YkgJ family cysteine cluster protein, translating into MLLDAYYIVDKGIAKAIETEEKNGKVLACAQGCSNCCRTLRDIPIYPLELMGISWYVAGKMTGDLRDILKKQLKEYTRSDQCPFLINGACPIHPMRPMACRQFTVFGKQCEEGEDPYYTRNKDVLPPVKKYVDQAFFVMLPFHGVEKDTERIRAVERGDINRTVRVLQECNWKLLGERMEKVDKITIV; encoded by the coding sequence ATGCTTCTTGACGCCTATTACATAGTTGATAAAGGCATTGCCAAAGCGATTGAAACCGAGGAGAAGAACGGGAAGGTTCTGGCGTGCGCGCAAGGATGCTCAAACTGCTGCAGGACTCTCAGGGACATACCCATATATCCGCTTGAGCTTATGGGCATATCATGGTATGTTGCCGGGAAGATGACCGGAGATCTACGGGATATTCTAAAAAAACAGCTTAAAGAATATACAAGAAGCGACCAGTGCCCATTTCTTATTAACGGAGCATGTCCGATACATCCCATGAGGCCGATGGCATGCAGGCAGTTCACCGTATTCGGAAAACAGTGCGAAGAAGGCGAAGATCCTTACTACACAAGAAACAAAGATGTGCTCCCGCCTGTAAAGAAATATGTTGACCAGGCTTTTTTTGTCATGCTTCCATTCCACGGGGTTGAAAAAGATACCGAGAGAATAAGGGCGGTTGAGCGCGGCGACATTAACAGGACGGTCAGGGTCTTACAGGAATGCAACTGGAAGCTGCTCGGAGAGAGGATGGAGAAGGTTGATAAAATTACTATCGTTTAA
- a CDS encoding DUF2784 domain-containing protein, with amino-acid sequence MPYKLLADLTAFIHLAFVVFVILGGLLLIRWNRFAWLHIPAALWGALIEFKGWYCPLTGLELFLLEKAGASGYSRGFVAHYILPVVYPGEMTRELQIGLGLFVVFLNIIIYGFVIYRYRIRR; translated from the coding sequence ATGCCTTATAAGCTTCTTGCAGACCTTACAGCATTTATTCATTTAGCTTTTGTCGTCTTTGTCATACTGGGCGGATTACTCCTTATCAGGTGGAATCGTTTTGCATGGTTACACATACCTGCCGCGTTATGGGGAGCGCTTATAGAGTTTAAAGGGTGGTACTGCCCGCTTACCGGCCTTGAACTCTTTCTTCTTGAAAAGGCGGGCGCTTCGGGATATAGCCGCGGATTCGTTGCGCATTATATCCTTCCGGTAGTTTATCCCGGTGAGATGACGAGAGAGCTGCAGATAGGACTTGGGCTTTTTGTGGTTTTTCTTAATATCATTATCTATGGTTTTGTGATCTATCGGTACAGAATAAGGAGATAA
- a CDS encoding isoprenylcysteine carboxylmethyltransferase family protein: protein MKYLLLSVLWITWCFLHSFFTATKTAAWFRFRLEKRFIYYRICYNLFSLFTVIPLLYWQGNIPGPVIIPLSPLLRAVKFVTIISAIIIMSGSFFSFDAGEFLGIKQLTDKKEAKGIVISRHGFYSIVRHPMYLAGVIFFLALMTDAVLAQFIGYFILAFYMIIGTIHEDRRLADELGDAYKEYQKEVPMLLPRF, encoded by the coding sequence ATGAAATACCTTCTCCTCAGCGTCCTCTGGATAACCTGGTGTTTTTTGCACAGCTTCTTCACCGCAACAAAAACGGCCGCGTGGTTCAGGTTCAGGCTTGAAAAGAGGTTTATCTATTACAGGATATGCTATAACCTTTTTTCATTATTCACTGTCATACCTTTGCTTTATTGGCAAGGGAATATTCCAGGGCCTGTTATCATTCCGCTCTCGCCTCTTCTCAGGGCTGTGAAATTCGTCACTATAATCTCAGCAATAATTATAATGTCCGGTTCCTTCTTTTCATTTGATGCCGGGGAGTTTTTAGGCATTAAGCAGTTAACCGATAAAAAAGAGGCTAAAGGAATTGTTATTTCAAGACACGGCTTTTACAGCATTGTAAGACATCCGATGTATCTTGCCGGAGTTATCTTCTTTTTAGCGTTAATGACCGATGCCGTTCTTGCTCAGTTTATAGGGTATTTCATCCTCGCATTCTACATGATAATCGGTACGATTCACGAAGACAGGCGGCTGGCTGACGAATTAGGCGACGCATATAAGGAATACCAGAAAGAAGTGCCTATGCTCCTGCCGAGATTTTGA
- the ccoS gene encoding cbb3-type cytochrome oxidase assembly protein CcoS: MWSVFLLIIIGLGTGIAAWLFFIWSVKSGQYDDIEGPKYRMFDDKDEEK; encoded by the coding sequence ATGTGGTCTGTTTTTCTTCTTATAATAATCGGCCTCGGCACAGGGATAGCAGCCTGGTTATTCTTCATATGGTCGGTAAAGAGCGGGCAGTATGATGATATAGAGGGGCCGAAATACAGGATGTTTGATGATAAAGATGAAGAAAAATGA